A region from the Triticum aestivum cultivar Chinese Spring chromosome 3D, IWGSC CS RefSeq v2.1, whole genome shotgun sequence genome encodes:
- the LOC542951 gene encoding bZIP transcription factor ABI5 homolog, whose translation MASEMSKDVKFSEEEVSSHPRVLEGEELTVAPARQSSIFALTLDELQYSVCEAGRNFGSMNMDEFMSNIWNAEEFQAATGGGLVGMEVAPVVGAGAGGGGADAGGSNLARQESFSLPPPLCRKTVEEVWAEINREPRQVHAQPQGARASQQPPVQPPVAANDRQGTLGEMTLEQFLVKAGVVRGSGAGGQAPVPVGMVHAQMNPVQQGQQPGPMMYPMAPANGMFQVMGDGMGFVPNGYAGMAVVPPPPPPQGGMGIVSPGSSDGRSAMTQADMMNCMGDGAMMENGGARKRGAPEDQSCERSIERRHRRMIKNRESAARSRARKQAYTVELEAELNHLKEENARLKAEEKTILLTKKQMLVEKMIEQSKENVNVKKGGTLSRRCGSCIW comes from the exons ATGGCATCGGAGATGAGCAAGGACGTGAAGTTCTCCGAGGAGGAAGTCTCCTCGCACCCGCGCGTTCTCGAAGGCGAGGAGCTGACGGTTGCGCCGGCGCGGCAGTCTTCCATCTTCGCGCTGACGCTGGACGAGCTGCAATACTCGGTGTGCGAGGCAGGGCGCAACTTTGGGTCCATGAACATGGACGAGTTCATGAGCAACATATGGAATGCCGAGGAGTTCCAAGCGGCCACCGGCGGTGGCTTGGTGGGCATGGAGGTGGCTCCTGTGGTGGGTGCTGGTGCAGGCGGAGGTGGCGCAGATGCAGGAGGAAGCAACCTAGCCCGGCAGGAGTCGTTCTCCTTGCCTCCCCCGCTGTGCCGGAAGACGGTGGAGGAGGTGTGGGCTGAGATCAACAGGGAGCCCCGCCAGGTGCATGCTCAGCCTCAGGGCGCGCGAGCCTCACAGCAGCCTCCTGTCCAGCCACCGGTTGCGGCCAACGACCGGCAGGGGACCCTAGGCGAGATGACGCTGGAGCAGTTTCTTGTCAAGGCCGGCGTGGTCCGTGGATCTGGCGCCGGCGGCCAGGCGCCTGTGCCGGTCGGCATGGTCCATGCACAGATGAACCCCGTGCAGCAGGGGCAGCAGCCTGGCCCAATGATGTACCCGATGGCACCAGCCAACGGCATGTTCCAGGTGATGGGCGACGGCATGGGGTTCGTCCCCAACGGGTACGCAGGGATGGCCGTggtgccgccaccacctcctcctcaagGTGGGATGGGTATCGTGAGCCCCGGGTCCTCGGACGGGAGGAGCGCCATGACGCAGGCTGACATGATGAACTGCATGGGCGACGGAGCGATGATGGAGAACGGCGGCGCCCGGAAACGCGGCGCCCCGGAGGATCAGTCCTGCGAGAGGAGCatcgagcgccgccaccgccgcatgATCAAGAACCGTGAGTCAGCCGCACGATCGCGTGCCAGGAAGCAG GCTTACACCGTGGAGCTTGAAGCTGAACTGAACCACCTCAAGGAGGAGAACGCTCGTCTGAAAGCTGAGGAG AAGACAATTCTGCTGACCAAGAAACAAATG CTAGTGGAGAAGATGATAGAACAGTCCAAGGAGAACGTGAACGTCAAGAAGGGTGGCACCCTCTCGCGGCGCTGCGGCAGCTGCATCTGGTGA